CGGGCGGCCGGGCGGGTCGGGTTCGACCGCCGCGATGCCGGCCGCCAGGTGCGCGCGGGGCCCCGGCAGGCGCAGCAGTTCCCCGACGAGTGCGCGGACGCCGTCCACGCGCGGGCCGCCGAGCAGCAGCAGCGTCTGGGCGCGGATCGCGGTCAGCGTCCTGGCCCCGGCGGGGTGGCGTTCGCCGTGGTAGGTGTCGAGGAGCCCGGCGGGGGCCAGGCCGCGCGCGGTGGCGGCGAGCTTCCAGCCGAGGTTGACGGCGTCGTGCAGGCCGAGGTTGAGGGCCTGCCCGCCGACGGGCAGCTGCCGGTGGGCGGCGTCCCCCGCGAGCAGGACGCGTCCCGCGCGGTAGTGCGCGGCCTGCCGGGCGGTGTCGTCGAACGCGTTGACCCACAGGGGACGCGCGCCGGAGATGTCCTCCCCGACGACGCGTCCCCACGTGGCGGCGACTTCGCCGAACGCGAGCCCCCCGCGTTCGCGCGGCGCGCCGCCGTACTCGTGGACCATCACGCGCGTCACCCCCTCCGCCACGGGCCCGGCCACGGCGAGGCCGCGCGGGTGCCGTTCGAACCGCCGGGCGGGCAGGTCGATGTCCGCGAGGTCCGCGCGCAGCAGCTCCCGCGTCCCGTCGGTGCCGGGGAACGGGATGCCGGCCAGGCGCCGGACCGTGCTGTCCTCGCCGTCGCAGCCGACGACCCAGTCGGCCGTCACGGTCGACGGCCCGGTGGGGCCGTCGACCGCGGCGGTGACACGGTCCGCCGCCGTGTCGAGGGCCGTGACCGCGCGCCCGCGCAGGACGGTGGCGCCCAGCGCGGTCGCGCGGTCGGCCAGGACACGTTCGATCCGGGGCTGCGGGATCTTCCACAGTCCGGCGTACGGGCTGGGGACCCGGCTGAGGTCCAGCGGCAGCCCGCCGAAATGTCCCGTGCCCGCGTGCGGCGGTGCGCCGAACGCGGGAAGCAGTCCCCGCTGGGCGAGGAGTTCCATCGTGCGGGCGTGCAGCGTGGACGCCCGGGACTGGCTGAGCGGCGCGGGCAGCCGTTCGACGACGACGGTGTCCGCGCCGCCGAGCCGCAGTTCGGCGGCCAGCATGAGGCCGACCGGGCCCGCGCCGACCACGAGCACCTGGGTGCGCACGGCGTCAGCGGTTCCGTTCCGCGTGCGCGCGGGCGAGTTCGAGCGTGGCGCGGCTGTTGGTGCCGAGCGCGTCGCGGACCCGGGCGCGCGCCTCGGCGAGGTCGGCGTCCGGGCCGAGCACGTCGGTGATCCGGTCGGTGTCGATGGTCACGGTGTGCCGGGAGACGGCCGTGGTCGAGCCGTCCGCGTGCTCCGTCAGCGACCAGCGGCCGGTGTGCAGGGTCATCAGCGCGGGCAGCGTGGTCTGCTTGTAGACGATCGCGTGGTGCGGGAAGCACACGCGGAAGGACACGGTCGTGTGGGCCGAGCCGTCCTTGGCGCGCGTGTCCATCTCAAGCCGCTGGAGCCCAGGCGCCTCCTCGGTGAGGGCGACGCGCGCCACGTGCGGGAGCCGTTCCGGCCAGCGCGCCGCCTCGTCGAGGAAGTCGTAGACGTCCTTGGCCGGGCCGTTCACGTGGACCGCGTCCTCGAAGGTGAAGGTGCGCTCCTCGGCGCCCGCGGCCAGCTCCGCGCTCGCCTTGAGCGCGGCCAGCTCCGTGCGGCTGTTGCGGTCGACGGCCCGGTCGATCCACTCCAGCGCGTCGGGCGCGTCGTCGACCGCGCGGTAGTCGTGCAGCAGCCGCACCCGCGAGCGGTCGGCGGCCAGCGGCTCGATGATCCAGGCGCCGCCCATGGCCGCGACCGGGTGCGCGGAGACCTCCTGGCGGAACGTGACGCGCAGGCCCGCCGGGTCGAGGTGGCGGCGCGACGTCCAGCTCTTGGGCGTGCCGTTGGCGGTCGCCCAGATGCGGATGCGCTCCCGCGCGCCGTCGCCGTCGACGCGTTCGGCGTGCAGGGTCGGCGGGAACACCGACGGCCAGTGGGACACGTCGGCGACGAGGTCGTAGACGGCGGCGGCCGGCGCGGCCACCGTGATCGTGTGTTCTGTCTCTCGCGGTCCTGTGTCGGCCACGATGCCTCCTCCGCTCGGGGATGGTGCCCGGGTGCCGGGCCGGTCAGAAGTTGCCGAGCCCGCCGCACACGTTCAGGGCCTGGGAGGTGATGGACGCGGCCGTGTCGGTGGCCAGGTAGCCCACCAGGCCGGCCACCTCGTGCGGCAGGGAGTAGCGGCCGAGCGGGATCTTGGCCTGGAACTTCGCCAGGACGTCGGCCTCGGAGACCTGCCAGGCGGCGGCGTAGCGCTCGCGCACGCCCTGGGCCATCGGCGTCTCGACGTAGCCGGGGCACACGGCGTTGACGGTGATGCCGGTGCCGCCGAGTTCGTTGCCGAGCGCCTTGGTGAAGCCGACCACGCCGTGCTTGGAGGCCGAGTAGGGGGCGGCGAGCACCACGCCCTGCTTGCCCGCGGTCGAGGCGATGTTGATGATGCGGCCCCAGTCCTTGTGCCGCATGCCGCCGGTGGTCAGCACCTCGCGGGTGACGACGAACACGCTGGTGAGGTTCGTCTCGATCACGTCGGCCCACAGCTCGTCGCTGAGGTCGGCCGTGACGCCGCCGCCGCCGCGCCCCGCGTTGTTCACCAGGACGTCGACGGTGCCGAACCGTTCCACGGCGGCGCCGACGAACGCCCTGACCTCCTCGCGGTTTTTGACGTCGCAGCGCGTGCCGTCCACGTCGTGCCCCTCGGCGCGCAGCTTCGCGACGGTGGCCGCGACGTTGTCCGCGTCGCGCGCGCACAGGAACACGCGGTGCTCCCGCGCGGCGAGCGTGCGGGCCACTTCGAGGCCGATGCCGCTGGTGGCGCCGGTGACGAGCGCGACGCGCGCCCGCCCGGTCGGTGTCGTCGGTGCCATGTGTGGTTCACCCGAGCCTTTCTCGGAACGCGCGGTGGGATGTCGGAAGCGGCCGGTCGGCCGGCGGGCGCGGGCCGGTCAGCCGGCGGGCGCGCGCAGGACGGCGGCGGAGTTGAACCCGCCGAACCCGCGGGCGAGGACGAGCGCGGTGCGCAGGTCGGCCGCGCGGGCCCGCGTCACCAGGTCGAGCCCGTACGCCGGGTCGGGGGTGACGTGCACGGTCGGCGGGATGACGCCGTCGCGCAGCGCGAGCAGGGCCGTCACGACGTCGAGCGCGCCGGCCCCCGCGCCCAGCCGCCCGGTCATGGTCTTGGGCGCGGTGACCGGGACCGCGCCGGGGCCGAACACCGCGCGCAGCGCGTCGGCCTCCGCCAGGTCGAGTTCGGGAACGGCCGCCGCGTCGGCGAACACCACGTCGATGTCCGCCGGGCGCGCGCCCGCGTCGTCGAGCGCGCCCCGGATGGCGGCGGCGAGGTTGCCGGGCCTGCCGCTGTCCCGCGGCGGGTCGAACGTCGCGGCGCAGCCGGCGATCTCGCCGTGCACGCGGGCGCCGCGCCGGCGCGCGGCGGCGGCGTCCTCGACCACGAGGAGGGCGCCGCCCTCGCCCGGGACGTGGCCGCGCGCCTCGCGGTCGAACGGCAGGTAGGCCCGTTCCGGGTCGCCGCTCTCGCTGACCCGGCCGCCGGCCAGGTGCGCGACCCAGCCCCAGGAGCACAGCGAGGAGTCGACCCCGCCGGCGAGCATGAGCCGCTGGCCCTTGCGGATCAGCCGCCTGGCCTGCGTCAGCGCGTCGAGGCCGCCGGCCTGGTCGCTGACCAGCGCGCTGCTCGCGCCGCGCACGCCGTGCCTGATGGAGAGCTGGCCGGTGTTCACGGCGTAGAACCAGGCGAACGACTGGTACGCGCTGACGTGGTCGGGACCCTCGGCCCACAGGGCGCGCAACTCCCGCTCGCCGAAGGCGTAGCCGCCCGCGGTGGCGGCCGTGACCACGCCGGACCCGAACCGTTCGAGGTCAGAGGGCCGGACTCCGGCGTCGTCGAACGCCCACTCGGCGGCGGCGAGGGCGAGGCGCGTCATGTGGTCGGTCTGCGGGATCAGCCGGACCGGCACGTGGTCCCTGGCGGCGAAGTCGGGCACCTCGCCGGCCAGCCGCGCCCGGTACCCGCGCGCGTCGAACCGGGTGAGCGGCCCGATGCCGGCCCGTCCCGCGCGGGTCGCGGCCCAGTAGTCCTCGGTGCCGAGCCCGTTGGGCGCGGCCACGCCGAAGCCGGTCACGACGGCGGACGCGCTCATGCGGCCCTCCGTTCCGCGCCGGCCAGCACCATGGCGCTCTGGAAGCCGCCGAAGCCGCTGCCCACGGTGAGGACCGCGTCCGTGCGCCATTCCCGCGCGGTGACCGGGACGTAGTCCAGGTCGCACTCGGGGTCGGGGGTCGAGAAGTTGGCGGTCGGCGGCACGACGTTGTCCCGCATGGCGAGCACGCAGGCCGCGATCTCGATGGAGCCGATCGCGCCGAGCGAGTGCCCGACCATCGACTTGATGGAGCTGACCGGCGTGCGGCGGGCGTGCTCGCCCAGGCTCCGCTTGAACGCGCCGGTCTCGTGGCGGTCGTTCTGCTTGGTGCCTGAGCCGTGGGCGTTGATGTAGTCGATGTCCTCCGGGTCGAGCCGCGCCTCGTCCAGGGCGGAGCGGATCGCCTCCGCCAGCTCGGCGCCGTCCTGCCGCAGCCCCGTCATGTGGTAGGCGTTGCAGCGGGAGGCGAACCCGGCGATCTCGGCGTAGACGTGCGCGCCCCGGCGCCGCGCGGCCGCCAGCTCCTCCACGACGAACACCGCGCTGCCCTCGGCCAGTACGAAGCCGTTGCGTGAGGCGTCGAACGGGCGCGAGGCGTGCGCGGCGTCGTCGTTGCGCGGCGAGGTCGCCTTGATGGCGTCGAAGCAGGCCACGGTGATCGGCGTGATCGGGGCGTCGGTCCCGCCGCAGATCATCACGTCGGCCGAGCCCTCGCGGATCAGGTCGGCCGCCAGGCCGACCGAGTCGAGGCCCGAGGTGCACCCGGTGGACACGACCGTGGCCGGGCCCTCCGCGCCGACGGCCCAGGCCACCTCGGCCGCGAACGAGCTGGGCACGAAGTGGTGGTAGAACCACGGCGGCAGGTAGTCGCCTGTGACCGCTTCGAGGCGGCCGTCGTCACTGGCGAGCCGGTACTCGTCCTCAAGGGACGTCGAGGCGCCCACGGCGCTGCCGATGCTCACGCCGACCCGCGCCGGGCCCGCCTCGACCGGGTCGAAGCCGCTGTCGGCGACGGCCTCGCGGGCGGCGACGACGGCGAGTTGCGCGGCCCGGTCCATGCGGCGCACCTCGCGCCCGCCGAGCCCGTGCGCCCCCGGGTCGAAGTCGATCTCCGCGGCGATGCGGGACCTGAACGGCGAGGGGTCGAAGAACGTGATGCCCCGGGTCGCGGTCCTGCCCTCGACCAGCATCTTCCAGAAGTCCTTCGTGCCCGTGCCGCCCGGCGCCATCACGCCGACCCCGGTGATCACTGCGCGTCGTTCCACTGTCATCCCCTCCGCTCGTGGACCGTCGGTTCCGCGGTCAGCCCTGCCACCGGTAGAACCGGGTGGCCATCGCGTCGGCCGGCGACTTCCATGTCTCCGGGTCGTACGGGTCGACGAACGGCCGCATCTCGGCGCTGACCTTGACGAACAGCGGGTGGGAGCGCGCGTCGGCGATGTTCCGGGGGCCGTCCTCGGAGTCGAAGTCCTGGAGGTGGAAGTACAGGCCCTGGTAGGTGAAGAGCTCACGGCGCCTGGTGCCCA
Above is a genomic segment from Streptomyces marincola containing:
- a CDS encoding FAD-dependent monooxygenase, which translates into the protein MRTQVLVVGAGPVGLMLAAELRLGGADTVVVERLPAPLSQSRASTLHARTMELLAQRGLLPAFGAPPHAGTGHFGGLPLDLSRVPSPYAGLWKIPQPRIERVLADRATALGATVLRGRAVTALDTAADRVTAAVDGPTGPSTVTADWVVGCDGEDSTVRRLAGIPFPGTDGTRELLRADLADIDLPARRFERHPRGLAVAGPVAEGVTRVMVHEYGGAPRERGGLAFGEVAATWGRVVGEDISGARPLWVNAFDDTARQAAHYRAGRVLLAGDAAHRQLPVGGQALNLGLHDAVNLGWKLAATARGLAPAGLLDTYHGERHPAGARTLTAIRAQTLLLLGGPRVDGVRALVGELLRLPGPRAHLAAGIAAVEPDPPGRPAHDPGASAAMDAALRAARGLLLDLSGSAARTAALRARCAGWAGRVDVVGTAPRPPGAPGPPPGAATVLVRPDGVTAWRGGRDADPEDALRGWFGAPH
- a CDS encoding aromatase/cyclase, translating into MADTGPRETEHTITVAAPAAAVYDLVADVSHWPSVFPPTLHAERVDGDGARERIRIWATANGTPKSWTSRRHLDPAGLRVTFRQEVSAHPVAAMGGAWIIEPLAADRSRVRLLHDYRAVDDAPDALEWIDRAVDRNSRTELAALKASAELAAGAEERTFTFEDAVHVNGPAKDVYDFLDEAARWPERLPHVARVALTEEAPGLQRLEMDTRAKDGSAHTTVSFRVCFPHHAIVYKQTTLPALMTLHTGRWSLTEHADGSTTAVSRHTVTIDTDRITDVLGPDADLAEARARVRDALGTNSRATLELARAHAERNR
- the fabG gene encoding 3-oxoacyl-ACP reductase FabG, with the protein product MAPTTPTGRARVALVTGATSGIGLEVARTLAAREHRVFLCARDADNVAATVAKLRAEGHDVDGTRCDVKNREEVRAFVGAAVERFGTVDVLVNNAGRGGGGVTADLSDELWADVIETNLTSVFVVTREVLTTGGMRHKDWGRIINIASTAGKQGVVLAAPYSASKHGVVGFTKALGNELGGTGITVNAVCPGYVETPMAQGVRERYAAAWQVSEADVLAKFQAKIPLGRYSLPHEVAGLVGYLATDTAASITSQALNVCGGLGNF
- a CDS encoding ketosynthase chain-length factor, with translation MSASAVVTGFGVAAPNGLGTEDYWAATRAGRAGIGPLTRFDARGYRARLAGEVPDFAARDHVPVRLIPQTDHMTRLALAAAEWAFDDAGVRPSDLERFGSGVVTAATAGGYAFGERELRALWAEGPDHVSAYQSFAWFYAVNTGQLSIRHGVRGASSALVSDQAGGLDALTQARRLIRKGQRLMLAGGVDSSLCSWGWVAHLAGGRVSESGDPERAYLPFDREARGHVPGEGGALLVVEDAAAARRRGARVHGEIAGCAATFDPPRDSGRPGNLAAAIRGALDDAGARPADIDVVFADAAAVPELDLAEADALRAVFGPGAVPVTAPKTMTGRLGAGAGALDVVTALLALRDGVIPPTVHVTPDPAYGLDLVTRARAADLRTALVLARGFGGFNSAAVLRAPAG
- a CDS encoding beta-ketoacyl-[acyl-carrier-protein] synthase family protein, which translates into the protein MTVERRAVITGVGVMAPGGTGTKDFWKMLVEGRTATRGITFFDPSPFRSRIAAEIDFDPGAHGLGGREVRRMDRAAQLAVVAAREAVADSGFDPVEAGPARVGVSIGSAVGASTSLEDEYRLASDDGRLEAVTGDYLPPWFYHHFVPSSFAAEVAWAVGAEGPATVVSTGCTSGLDSVGLAADLIREGSADVMICGGTDAPITPITVACFDAIKATSPRNDDAAHASRPFDASRNGFVLAEGSAVFVVEELAAARRRGAHVYAEIAGFASRCNAYHMTGLRQDGAELAEAIRSALDEARLDPEDIDYINAHGSGTKQNDRHETGAFKRSLGEHARRTPVSSIKSMVGHSLGAIGSIEIAACVLAMRDNVVPPTANFSTPDPECDLDYVPVTAREWRTDAVLTVGSGFGGFQSAMVLAGAERRAA
- a CDS encoding TcmI family type II polyketide cyclase yields the protein MYSTLIVARMKPGAADDIARVFADFDATDMPHVMGTRRRELFTYQGLYFHLQDFDSEDGPRNIADARSHPLFVKVSAEMRPFVDPYDPETWKSPADAMATRFYRWQG